From Leptospira venezuelensis, a single genomic window includes:
- the fbp gene encoding class 1 fructose-bisphosphatase: MSAHPTQLMSLSQYLIEEQLKLPQATGDFTALMSHLVYAAKVVSREVRKAGLLENILGATEQTNVQGETVMKLDEYADKIFTHTLTRCGHLCVMGSEEQEDVITIPTGYKIGKYTIAIDPLDGSSNIDANVSIGTIFSVHLRTSPQGTPGTKEDLLQKGSKQRAAGYIVYGSSTMLVLCVGKGVSGFTLDPSCGEFILSHPEMKMPESGGIYSINEGNYDYWSDEVKNYIRNIKSIEGGRKPQSLRYIGSLVADFHRNLLKGGIFLYPNDTKSSKYPKGKLRLLYEVAPMALIAEQAGGMAVTVEGKRILDLEPEKLHERTTFVVGSKNEVEHFLTFIKK, from the coding sequence GTGAGCGCCCACCCTACCCAATTAATGAGTCTTTCCCAATATTTAATCGAGGAACAACTCAAACTTCCCCAAGCAACTGGGGATTTCACTGCACTCATGAGCCATCTCGTATACGCCGCAAAAGTTGTTTCTAGAGAAGTAAGAAAAGCTGGTCTTTTAGAAAATATTTTAGGGGCAACAGAACAAACGAATGTCCAGGGCGAAACAGTCATGAAACTGGACGAATACGCGGATAAAATTTTTACTCATACACTCACCCGTTGTGGACACTTATGTGTAATGGGAAGCGAAGAACAAGAGGATGTAATTACGATCCCAACAGGATATAAGATCGGAAAATATACGATCGCTATAGATCCTTTAGATGGTTCTTCTAATATTGATGCGAATGTTTCTATAGGTACTATTTTTTCAGTTCATTTGAGAACTTCTCCTCAGGGAACTCCTGGAACGAAGGAAGATCTTTTACAAAAAGGATCTAAACAAAGAGCAGCAGGATATATCGTTTACGGATCTTCTACAATGTTAGTACTTTGTGTTGGAAAGGGAGTCTCCGGTTTTACATTAGATCCATCCTGCGGAGAATTTATATTATCTCACCCTGAGATGAAAATGCCTGAATCTGGCGGAATCTACTCCATCAATGAAGGGAACTACGATTATTGGTCGGACGAAGTTAAGAATTATATCCGAAACATCAAATCTATCGAGGGCGGGCGTAAACCTCAGTCACTCCGTTATATTGGTTCTCTTGTGGCTGACTTCCACAGAAACCTTTTAAAAGGTGGAATCTTCTTATACCCGAACGATACTAAATCTTCTAAATATCCAAAAGGCAAACTTAGACTTCTTTATGAAGTTGCTCCTATGGCATTGATCGCAGAACAAGCAGGTGGAATGGCAGTTACTGTTGAAGGTAAAAGAATTCTAGATCTGGAGCCGGAAAAACTTCACGAAAGAACTACATTCGTAGTTGGTTCCAAAAATGAAGTGGAGCATTTCTTAACCTTTATAAAAAAATAA